A genomic window from Lotus japonicus ecotype B-129 chromosome 1, LjGifu_v1.2 includes:
- the LOC130733787 gene encoding uncharacterized protein LOC130733787 produces MGFGRTLWIGDLQYWMDENYLYTCFAHTDEVTTVKVTCCKHEYHMHCILEWSQRSKECPICWQSLALKDPARKSIVHLGFQNGGLRFMCFLPQVWDYTSFGYVIYDARDVNKDFLGFQKSNTTVMNVASVVVAVLYYPLFVAFNDSIGELAGKSGHSLEIQVVRIVNSLRWKKIMSGLWIALPPILMGLFQSWIQVGAGLRVGCKLFVWMVVHQLTILIRDMEQGLTVG; encoded by the exons ATGGGTTTTGGCCGCACTCTCTGGATCGGCGATTTGCAGTATTGGATGGATGAGAATTACCTCTACACCTGCTTCGCTCACACCGACGAG GTGACGACTGTGAAG GTTACCTGTTGCAAACATGAATATCATATGCATTGCATTCTTGAATG gtCTCAAAGAAGCAAGGAATGTCCAATATGTTGGCAATCACTTGCTTTGAAAGACCCTGCCAGGAAATCGATTGTGCATTTAGGGTTTCAAAATGGGGGGCTGCGTTTTATGTGCTTCTTGCCTCAA GTCTGGGATTATACAAGTTTCGGATATGTTATATATGATGCAAGAGATGTAAATAAAGACTTTCTTGG ATTTCAAAAATCCAATACCACTGTGATGAATGTGGCATCTGTAG TTGTAGCCGTTTTGTATTATCCTCTCTTTGTCGCGTTCAATGACTCAATTGGAGAGCTGGCTGGAAAAAGTG GACACAGTTTAGAGATTCAGGTTGTGAGAATTGTCAATTCTTTAAGATGGAAGAAGATCATGAGCGGATTGTGGATTGCACTACCCCCAATTTTAATGG GATTATTTCAGTCATGGATACAAGTCGGAGCTGGGCTGCGCGTTGGTTGCAAATTg TTTGTTTGGATGGTAGTCCACCAGCTTACCATTTTGATAAGGGATATGGAGCAGGGATTAACAGTTGGTTAG